The nucleotide window GGGCCATCAAACCCCCAGGCCGCGAAGCGTGGCCTTGGCCACACAACCGGATGCCCAGATAGTGGACAGCAGCCCATCCCACCTGCGTGTTTGTCTCGCCGAGCTGTCCGTCATGCGGACAGGCCTTCTGGGCCCCGGCCATACCTCTGCTTTACTGATCTCATGACCACGACGAGCTGCCGCACCCTTGCGACCGAGGCGACCCTGACGCCCGGTGCTCGTTGTATGTGTCGAATGTGCGCCTTCTAGAGGGCCCCCGCACCACCCCCTGAGCCTCGCGCCCCGAAGCGAGACGCCCCGGCATGTCCGTACGCCATCGCGCGACGCGGACCGAGCCGCCCCGCGCACAAGTTCTCCCCCGGTTCCATCGCCACCGCGAGAACCGTGTCGCGTCCCTGACCACTCGCACCCGTGCGCCCGGGCACACCCACGCCCGCGCACTCGACAGTGACGGAAACTCACGTGATCACCACCACGGGCCTCACCAAGGTCTACCGCTCACGCGGCCGTGAGGTCACCGCCCTCGACGGCGTCGACCTGCACGTCCGCGAAGGCGAGGTGTACGGCGTCATCGGCCAGTCCGGCGCCGGCAAGTCCTCCCTCATCCGCTGCGTCAATCTGCTCGAGCGACCCACCGCCGGCACGGTCACCGTCGACGGACAGGACCTCACCGCGCTCGCCGGACGGGGCCCCCGTGCGGGCAAGGAACTCCGCCGGGCCCGCAGCCGTATCGGCATGGTCTTCCAGCACTTCAACCTGCTGTCCACGCGAACCGTCCAGGACAACGTCGAACTGCCGCTGGAGATCCTCGGCAAGTCGGGCGCCGAGCGCTCCCGCAAGGCTCTGGAACTGCTCGACCTCGTAGGCCTCGCCGACAAGGCCAAGGCCTACCCGGCCCAGCTCTCCGGCGGCCAGAAGCAGCGCGTCGGCATCGCCCGCGCCCTCGCCGGCGACCCGAAGGTGCTGCTCTCCGACGAGGCCACCAGCGCCCTCGACCCGGAGACCACCCGCTCGATCCTGACGCTGCTGCGCGATCTCAACCGGCAGCTGGGCCTGACCGTCCTGCTCATCACGCACGAGATGGACGTCGTCAAGTACATCTGCGACTCGGCCGCCCTCATGGAGCAGGGGCGCGTCGTCGAGTCCGGCACGGTCGGCGAGTTGCTCGGGACCCCCGGCTCCGAACTGGCCGCCGCTCTCTTCCCGGTCGGCGGCGAGGCCATCGGCGAGGACCGCACGGTCGTCGACGTCACCTTCCACGGAGAGGCCGCCACCCAGCCCGTCATCTCCCAGCTGTCGCGCACCTACAACGTCGACATCTCCATCCTCGGCGCCGCCATCGACACCGTCGGCGGCCTCCAGGTGGGCCGGATGCGCATCGAACTGCCCGGCCGCTACGAGGACAACGTCGTACCGATCGGCTTCCTGCGTGAAAAGGGCCTGCGGATCGACGTCGTCGGTGAGTCTCAGCTGGTGAAGGACGGTGCCAAGTGACCTGGTCCGAGATGCGGCCCCTGCTGGAGCAGGCGTGTTGGGACACCCTCCACATGGTCGGCTGGTCCACACTCATCGCGGTCGTCGGCGGACTCCCGCTCGGCATCCTCCTCGTCCTCACCGACAAGGGCGGCCTGCTGCAGAGCCTCGGCGCCAACAAGGTCATCGGGCAGATCGTGAACATCGCCCGCTCGATGCCGTTCATCATCCTGATGGTCGCGCTGATGGACTTCACGCGCACGATCACCGGGACGACCATCGGCCGCGAGGCCGCGATCGTGCCGCTAGCCATCGGCGCGATCCCCTTCTTCGCACGCCTGGTCGAGACGGCTGTCCGCGAAGTGGACGGCGGACTCGTCGAGGCCGTGCAGTCGATGGGCGGCAACACCTGGACGATCGTCCGCAAGGTCCTCGTCCCCGAGGCCCTGCCCTCGCTGATCGCCAGCACCACGACCACGGTCGTCGCGCTCATCGGCTACTCGGCCATGGCGGGCACGGTCGGCGCCGGCGGCCTCGGCGACATCGCCATCCGCTACGGGTACCAGCGCTTCGAGACCGACCTCATGTGGATCACCGTCGCGATCCTCGCCGTCGTCATCTCGGTCATCCAGTTCGCCGGCGACTACGCGGCCCGCTCCCTGCACCGCCGTGGCGGTAAGGCGGGCCCGGCCCCGAAGCTGCGGCTGCTCAAGGCGTCCACGGCGACGAGCAAGACCGTCTGACACACCCCTGATCTCCCCTTGATCTCCCCGCACACCCAAGCCGGGGATGCTCCACCCAAAAGGAAAGGCACTTTTCGTGCGTAACACCGCCAAGCTCACCACCGCCGTGCTCGCCGCCGGAGCCCTCACCCTCGGGCTCACCGCATGCGGCTCGGACAAGGCCGACACCGCGTCCGGCACGTCCGACACGAGCGGTCCTCTGGTCGTCGCCGCCAGCCCGACCCCGCACGCCGAGATCCTCGACTACGTGAAGGACAACCTGGCGAAGAAGGCCGGCCTGGAGCTGGAGGTCAAGGAGTTCACCGACTACGTCCTGCCGAACACGGCCACCGAGGACGGCTCCGTGGACGCCAACTACTTCCAGAACCAGCCCTACCTCGACGACTTCAACAAGAAGCAGGGCACCCACATCGTGCCCGTCGTCACCGTGCACCTTGAGCCGCTCGGCCTCTACTCCAACAAGGTCAAGAGCAAGGACGACCTGAAGAGCGGCGCGACCGTCGCCATCCCGAACGACACGGTCAACGAGGCACGCGCCCTCAAGCTCCTCGACTCCGCCGGCATCATCACGCTCAAGGACGGCGTCGGCAACGAGGCGACCCCCGCGGACATCGCCGAGAACCCCAAGAAGCTCACGTTCAAGGAACTGGAGGCGGCCCAGACCCCGCGCTCCCTGGAGGACGTCGACGCCGCGGTGATCAACGGCAACTACGCCCTGGAGGCCGACCTCTCGCCCGCCGAGGACGCCCTGGCCGTGGAGCCCGCCAAGGACAACCCGAACGGCAACTTCCTCGCGGTCAAGGAGGGCAACGAGGACGACCCACGCGTGAAGAAGCTCGTCAAGCTCCTCACCTCCGACGAGGTCAAGAAGTTCATCGAGGACAAGTGGAGCAACGGCTCCGTCATCCCGTCGTTCTGATCGCGCACGTACAGGCCACGTACAAGGGGTCCGTCCTGCGGATCACTTCCGGCTGACGGGGCGTATACGGCGTATCGCCACGCACGGGGTCCACTCGCTCACCGCGGGTGGACCCCGTGGTGCGGTTCAGTGCTTTCATGCTGCATGCTGGGCAGTTCAGCAGGCCCTGAAGGTTTCGAAGGTTACGGAGCGGCGCATGATGAGCACCTTTCCCGACATCTCCATCAGCACGGAGCGGTTGGTTCTGCGCCCGTTCGAGGAGCTGGACATCGAGGCGTTCGCCGAGATGATGAACGACGAGATGGTCACCGCCTGGACCTCCGTCCCCCACCCCTACACCCGGGATGACGCCCGGCGCTGGATCACCGAGCAGGCCCCCGCCGAACGCACCGAGGGCCGCGGCATCGTCTTCGCCGTCACCGAGTTCCTCACCCAGCGCCTCGTCGGCATCGTGCACCTGCGGAACACGGACTGGCGGGTCCGCTCCAGCGAGATCGCGTACATCGTCGCCCCCTGGGCCCGCGGCGAGGGCTACGCGTCCGAGGCGGCCTTCGTCACCGCCCGCTGGCTCTTCCACGACCAGAAGTTCGAACGGCTGGAGCTGCGCACCGCCGCCGACAACGCGGCCTCCCAGCAGGTCGCCCAGAAGATCGGCTGCATCAGCGAGGGCGTGCTGCGCAACGCCTGGATAGCGCGCAGCAGAACGGACAGCGGCCACTGGATCGAGGTCCGCACCGACGTCATCGTCTGGAGCCTGCTGCCGGAGGACCTCACCGGCGCCGACGAACAACTGGCCGACGCCGGCGGTTTCAGCTCCTACTCCGACTGGAACTGAACCCCAGGGGCACGCCCCACCGCCTCCTCCGACTGTTCGGCCCCTGCCGAGCTCTCCCGCGCCACCGGGTACGCTCACGGAGCCCCGTGCCCGTGCGGACTGCCCCTGACGACGTGCGAAAACCCTCTGGAGACTGACGACGATGGCCGACCGCGTCACGGTGATCGGCTGGGACGGCTCCCCCCTGACCTCGGCGGCGCGCTCCGCCCTCGGCGCAGCCACCCTGGTCGCCGGCGCGGCCCACCACCTGACGCTGCCCGAGGTACCCCGGGGCGCCGAACGCATCAGGCTCGGCAGTGTCGCCCTCGCGGCCCGCCGCATCGCCGGCCACCGCGGCACCGCTGTCGTCCTCGCCGACGGGGACCCCGGCTTCTTCGGAGTCGTCCGCACCCTCAGGGCCCCCGAGTACGGCCTGGAGGTCGAGGTCGTCCCCGCCGTCTCCGCCGTGGCCGCCGCCTTCGCCCGCGCGGCCATGCCCTGGGACGACGCCGAGGTGGTCGTCGCACACCGTCGTACGCTGCGCCGCGCGGTCAACGTCTGCCGTGCCCACACCAAGGTGGCCGTCCTCACCTCACCCGGTGCCGGACCCGCCGAACTCGGTCTGCTCCTCGACGGGGTCCACCGCACCTTCGTCATCTGCGAGGAACTCGGCACCGCACGCGAACGCGTCACCGTCCTCACCTCCGACAAGGCCGTCGACCGCGCGTGGCGCGACCCCAACGTCGTCATCGTCATCGGCGGCCACATGGCCGTCGGCGAGGAAGGCGGCTGGATCGCCGGCCGCGACCCCGCCACCGGATCGCGCGGCTGGGCCCTGCCCTCCCTCGTCTACGGCGGCGCCGTCGGCGAGGGCGAGTCGGACATGCTCCGCGCGGCCCAACTCGCCCGCCTGGGCCCGCGGATGGGCGACCTGGTGTGGGACATCGGCTCCGGCAGCGGCGCCTTCGCCACCGAGGCGGCGCGCTGCGGCGCCGCCGTCATCGCCGTCGACCACTCACCCGAGGCCTGCGGCCGTACGACGATGGCGGCACGCCGCTTCGGCGTGCAGCTCCAGGTCGTGCACGGCACCGCCCCGCACGTCCTGGAGAACCTCCCCGAACCCGACGTCGTACGCGTCGGCGGCGGGGGAGCGGCGGTGATCTCGGCCGTCGCCGACCGCCGTCCGCAGCGCATCGTCACTCACGCCGCCACCCGCGACGCCGCCGAACTCATCGGCCGCAACCTCACCGAACACGGCTACGCGGTCCAGTGCGCCCTCGTCCAGTCCGTCGAACTCGACACCAGGGTCTGGACCGAGAAGGAGCGGAGCGTTGCGTTCCTGCTCACGGGCGAACTCGCGCGCCGCGAGACTCATCGCTGAGCGGCCCTCGCCGAGCCTTGCCCGTGATCCGGTTGTCGTACCGGCGCGGTAGGCTGGCAGGCCGTTGTACCGCACTCCAGCACCCGACACTTCGTCGGTCAATGTCCGGAAAGCGCGCCCGTTTTGAGGGCGTGTGTGGTACGGCGGAACCGGAGGGCGCGCAACGTGGCGCAGTCCACAGCGGACCGACGCAGATCGACCTGTTGCGACGGCTGAGCGACCGCGACAATGGCCACTCAATGGCTTTGTCGACTTGCAGGCGGGTCGGCTCGTGCCGCTGGACGCGCACGCTCGTTCTCCACAGTGGGGCGGTCGGTGCGCCGTTCCGGGCCAGCTGGCACAGGCACTAACCGATGGGCGAGGGGTACGCATGACCGACACCGGCCAGATCCCGGGCGAGGGACTGCCGGAGAGCGCAGGCATGGTGGAGCAGCCGGGCGTCTCCGCGCCGGGTGCGTACGCCTACCTCTCCGAGACCGCCGCCGAGGACGAAGACCTCCTGCTGCCGGGCGCCCAGAGCGCCTGGGGCAACGAGGTGCCGCCACCCGCCCCCGAGCCGGTCGTCCAGGTCGTCCACGAGCCCGTCGTCCATGAGCCCGGCCCGCACGAGACGTCGGGCCGGGACAGCGGCTCGCTCGACCTCGGTGCCGTCCGTATGACCGTCGCCACGCCCGTTCCGCAGCCGCCGGTGGCCCGCCGCCCGCTCCACCTCGGCCCGCTCACTCCGGACGCCTCCGCCAGCCCGGTCCGCTCCCTCGCCGACCGCGGCCCGGCGGGCGCCCCCGTCCCGCCCGCCGTACGTCAGTCCGGGCCGCCCACCAGTGGCCCCGAGTATCTGGACGTGCCCCCGCAGAGCGTGTCGCCCTGGGCGGCGGCCCCGGCGCCGGCGCCGGTCGCCTCCGAGGCGACGCCCGCGCAGGCCGTGCCGACCGAGGGCGCGGCTGCAGAAACGGTCGTGCCGGAGCCTGTGCCGTCTCTCGTGGCGGTTGCCGAGGCGCCGGTGGAGGCGGAGGTCGCCGTTCAGGTGCCGGAGGCCACTGTTTCGCCCCCGGAGGCGGTCGTGGCGGCACCACCGGTCGACGAGGTCGCCCAGGCCCAGGCCGAGGCGGCCCAGATCCAGGCCGAGGCCCAGGTCGAGGCCGCTGCCGAGACCCCGCAGGCCGAGCCCGTCGCCGACGTGGCACAGGCTCCCGCCCCGGTCGAGGCCGTCGCCGAGCCGCAGGCCCCCGAGGCTCAGCAGGCCGCGGATGCCGCACAGACCCTGGATGTCGTACAGACCCCTGAAGCCGCACCGACCCCTGAGGCCGCACAGGCCCCCGAGGCTCTCCCGGTCCCGGACGGCTCTCCCGTCGAGCAGAGCCCCGTCGAGCAGAGCCCCATCGAGCAGAGCCCGGTCGAGCCCGGTCTGCCGGAGACCACACCGTTCCCGGCGGCGGCCGAGGAGCGGAGAGAGACGCCCGCTCAGGTCCTGAGCGAGCCCCAGCCTCCGTCCCCGGACGTCCCGCAGCCCCCGCACGAGGCGGCCGACGGCGTCGGCGACGAGCCCGTGGAGGTCGTCCAGGTCTCTGCGGCGGAGGAGGCCGAACCGACGCCGGTCGCGGCCGTCGTCGTGGAGGACCAGCAGCCCGCGCAGGAGCCCGTCCTCACGCAGGACCCGCAGCAGGCGCCCGAAGCGCCGGTGGCCCAGGAGCCCCCGGTCCACGAGCCTCAGCCGGTGGAAGCGGTGGAAGCCGTGGAGGTGCCGGAGTTCGTGGAGGAGGTGCCCCCGCAGCCCGCCGCGGACGAGGCGCAGGCAGCGGAGATCCCCCAGCCGCAGGCCCCCGTGCAAGGCCCGCAGGCCACGGACCCCGCTGCCCACATCGTGGACGTGGCGGCCCAGACCCCGGACACCGCCGACCAGGCCGCTCAGAGCGACCAGAGCGCCGACACCACGGACTCCTCGGTATCTCAGCCCCTCGCGGCCGAGGCCGTGCCCGCGTCGGAGGAGCCGCAGGAGATTCCGGTCCAGGAGGCCGTGCCCGCCGAGCAGCCGGTCGACGTGGCCGTGGCGGAGCCCATCGCGCCCGCCGTCGCCGAGGCCCCGCAGCCTGTCCTGACGGAGGCGGCCCCTCAGCCGCCGGCCCCCCAAGGCGCGGTCGTCCAGCCCCCCGGCGAGCCCGAGCCCGTCGGCGCCCCGCTCGCCGCGGCGGCACCGCTGGAGGCAGCGCAGGCCCCGGTGGACCAGCCGCTGGGCCAGTTCGTGCCCGTGGAGGGCTCGGTGCCCACGACCCCGCACCTGGCCCCGACGCCGCCCCGTGGCGTGCCGGTCCCGTCGGTACCCACGCAGGAGGAGTCGGCCGAGGAATCCGTGCCTCCCGCCGAGGCCACCGTTCCGGCCCCCCGTGAGGCGGAGGCCGAGGCACAGCCCGAGCCGCTCGCCGCCGACGCGGAGCCCGGCCTCGTCCAGCACGCGGACGACCTGGAGACCAGGGCGGCCGACCAGGAAGACGGCGAAGCCGGCGCGGAGAACGAAGAGAGCACGGCCGCAGTGGACGAGACACCCGAAGAAGCCCAGGCGGAGACGGGGGAGGACGCGCGGGAAGAGGTACGCCAGTCCACGGGCCCGGCCGCGCCCCCCTACGACGACGCCGAGCGCGAGGCCGTCCTCAAGGTCATGCGTGAGCGCCGTGACATCCGCAACGGCTTCCGCGGCGACCCGATCCCGCACGACGTGCTGCTCCGCGTCCTGGAGGCCGCCCACACGGCCCCCTCCGTCGGCCACTCCCAGCCCTGGGACTTCGTCGTCATCCGCTCCGCCGAGACACGCCGCACGATGCACGAGCTGGCCCAGCGTCAGCGCGAGGCGTACGCCAAGTCGCTGCCCAAGGGCCGTGCCAAGCAGTTCAAGGAACTGAAGATCGAGGCCATCCTCGACACCCCGGTGAACATCGTCGTCACCGCAGACCCGACGCGCGGCGGCCGCCACACCCTGGGCCGCCACACGCAGCCGCAGATGGCCCCGTACTCCTCCGCGCTCGCGGTCGAGAACCTCTGGCTCGCCGCCCGCGCCGAGGGCCTCGGCGTCGGCTGGGTCAGCTTCTTCGACGAGCGCGAGATGGTCCGCGCCCTCGGCCTCCCCGAGCACCTGGAGGTCGTCGCCTACCTCTGCGTCGGATACGTCGACGAGTTCCCGGACGAGCCCGAGCTGATGCAGGCCGGCTGGGCCAAGCGCCGCCCGCTGTCCTGGGTCGTCCACGAGGAGACGTACGGCCGTCGTGCCCTGCCCGGAGAGGACCCGCACGACCTGCTCGCCGAGACCGTCGCCAACATCCGCCCGCTGGACGCCAAGGCGCTCGGTGAGGCATGGGAGCGGCAGAAGCGCATGACCAAGCCGGCCGGAGCCCTCGGCATGCTGGAGATCATCTCCGCGCAGCTGTCCGGCCTGTCCCGCCAGTGCCCGCCGCCGATCCCGGAGCCCGCCGCCGTCGCGATCTTCGCGGGCGACCACGGCGTCCACGCCCAGGGCGTCACCCCGTGGCCCCAGGAGGTGACGGCCCAGATGGTCGCCAACTTCCTCGGCGGAGGAGCGGTCTGCAACGCCTTCGCCACCCAGGTGGGCGCCGAGGTCTGCGTCGTGGACGTGGGCGTGGCGAGCGACCTCCCGGCCACGCCGGGCCTGCTGCCGCGCAAGATCCGCGCCGGTACGTCGGACATGACCACCGGGCCCGCGATGACCCGCGAGGAGGCCAAGAAGGCCATCGAGGTGGGCATCGAGACGGCCCGCGACCTCGTGGCGGCCGGCAACAAGGCCCTGCTCACGGGCGAGATGGGCATCGCCAACACCACGGCGTCGGCGGCCCTGATCTCCGTCTTCACCGACTCGGACCCCGCCGAGGTCACCGGTCGCGGCACGGGCATCAACGACGAGACCCTGGCCCGCAAGACCGAGGTCGTCCGCCGCGCCATCGATCTCCACGAGCCGGACCCGGCCGACCCCATCGGCGTCCTCGCCGCGATCGGCGGCTTCGAACACGCGGCCATGGTCGGCCTCCTTCTGGGCGGCGCCTCCCTGCGTACGCCGGTGATCCTGGACGGCGTCAGCGCCGGCGCCGCCGCCCTGGTGGCCCGGGCCATCGCCCCCGAGGTCCTCGCCGCCTGCATCGCCGGCCACCGCAGCGCCGAACCCGGCCACGTGGCCGCCCTCCAGAAGCTCGGCCTCCGCCCCCTGGTCGACCTCGACCTTCGCCTCGGCGAGGGCACCGGAGCCCTACTGGCCCTCCCGGTGGTCCAGAGCGCGGCCAGAGCGATGCACGAGGTGGCGACGTTCGACTCGGCGGGGGTGACCGAGAAGTAGGGGAGTGGGCGCCGGGTGCCCTTGTAAGCCGGGCTGCGGTTGTGGGCAGTCGTTCCGTTGGGACGGAACGGGTGGGCACAACCACCCACCGGCGCGCACCCGGCCACCACGCTCAGCCACGGGACCTGCTGAGCCGCCGACCCCAACCGCCCCTTAGAATCCGCACGTCAGGGCCACTCCAAAGCTGCAGTGCCCCAACTCGCACCACCCGCCAGCCCGAGGGAGCCGCACCTCCATGGCCGAAAGCCCCGCCTACCCCGTAGGCCTCCGCCTCACCGGCCGGAAAGTCGTCGTCCTCGGCGGCGGCCAGGTGGCCCAGCGCCGCCTCCCCGCCCTCATCGCAGCGGGCGCCGACATCCTCCTCGTATCCCCCGAGGCGACGCCCTCCGTCGAGGCGATGGCGGACGCGGGCGAAATCACGTGGCAGAAGCGCCCGTACGCC belongs to Streptomyces graminofaciens and includes:
- a CDS encoding methionine ABC transporter ATP-binding protein gives rise to the protein MITTTGLTKVYRSRGREVTALDGVDLHVREGEVYGVIGQSGAGKSSLIRCVNLLERPTAGTVTVDGQDLTALAGRGPRAGKELRRARSRIGMVFQHFNLLSTRTVQDNVELPLEILGKSGAERSRKALELLDLVGLADKAKAYPAQLSGGQKQRVGIARALAGDPKVLLSDEATSALDPETTRSILTLLRDLNRQLGLTVLLITHEMDVVKYICDSAALMEQGRVVESGTVGELLGTPGSELAAALFPVGGEAIGEDRTVVDVTFHGEAATQPVISQLSRTYNVDISILGAAIDTVGGLQVGRMRIELPGRYEDNVVPIGFLREKGLRIDVVGESQLVKDGAK
- a CDS encoding methionine ABC transporter permease, which gives rise to MTWSEMRPLLEQACWDTLHMVGWSTLIAVVGGLPLGILLVLTDKGGLLQSLGANKVIGQIVNIARSMPFIILMVALMDFTRTITGTTIGREAAIVPLAIGAIPFFARLVETAVREVDGGLVEAVQSMGGNTWTIVRKVLVPEALPSLIASTTTTVVALIGYSAMAGTVGAGGLGDIAIRYGYQRFETDLMWITVAILAVVISVIQFAGDYAARSLHRRGGKAGPAPKLRLLKASTATSKTV
- a CDS encoding MetQ/NlpA family ABC transporter substrate-binding protein translates to MRNTAKLTTAVLAAGALTLGLTACGSDKADTASGTSDTSGPLVVAASPTPHAEILDYVKDNLAKKAGLELEVKEFTDYVLPNTATEDGSVDANYFQNQPYLDDFNKKQGTHIVPVVTVHLEPLGLYSNKVKSKDDLKSGATVAIPNDTVNEARALKLLDSAGIITLKDGVGNEATPADIAENPKKLTFKELEAAQTPRSLEDVDAAVINGNYALEADLSPAEDALAVEPAKDNPNGNFLAVKEGNEDDPRVKKLVKLLTSDEVKKFIEDKWSNGSVIPSF
- a CDS encoding GNAT family N-acetyltransferase codes for the protein MMSTFPDISISTERLVLRPFEELDIEAFAEMMNDEMVTAWTSVPHPYTRDDARRWITEQAPAERTEGRGIVFAVTEFLTQRLVGIVHLRNTDWRVRSSEIAYIVAPWARGEGYASEAAFVTARWLFHDQKFERLELRTAADNAASQQVAQKIGCISEGVLRNAWIARSRTDSGHWIEVRTDVIVWSLLPEDLTGADEQLADAGGFSSYSDWN
- the cbiE gene encoding precorrin-6y C5,15-methyltransferase (decarboxylating) subunit CbiE — translated: MADRVTVIGWDGSPLTSAARSALGAATLVAGAAHHLTLPEVPRGAERIRLGSVALAARRIAGHRGTAVVLADGDPGFFGVVRTLRAPEYGLEVEVVPAVSAVAAAFARAAMPWDDAEVVVAHRRTLRRAVNVCRAHTKVAVLTSPGAGPAELGLLLDGVHRTFVICEELGTARERVTVLTSDKAVDRAWRDPNVVIVIGGHMAVGEEGGWIAGRDPATGSRGWALPSLVYGGAVGEGESDMLRAAQLARLGPRMGDLVWDIGSGSGAFATEAARCGAAVIAVDHSPEACGRTTMAARRFGVQLQVVHGTAPHVLENLPEPDVVRVGGGGAAVISAVADRRPQRIVTHAATRDAAELIGRNLTEHGYAVQCALVQSVELDTRVWTEKERSVAFLLTGELARRETHR
- the cobT gene encoding nicotinate-nucleotide--dimethylbenzimidazole phosphoribosyltransferase, whose amino-acid sequence is MTDTGQIPGEGLPESAGMVEQPGVSAPGAYAYLSETAAEDEDLLLPGAQSAWGNEVPPPAPEPVVQVVHEPVVHEPGPHETSGRDSGSLDLGAVRMTVATPVPQPPVARRPLHLGPLTPDASASPVRSLADRGPAGAPVPPAVRQSGPPTSGPEYLDVPPQSVSPWAAAPAPAPVASEATPAQAVPTEGAAAETVVPEPVPSLVAVAEAPVEAEVAVQVPEATVSPPEAVVAAPPVDEVAQAQAEAAQIQAEAQVEAAAETPQAEPVADVAQAPAPVEAVAEPQAPEAQQAADAAQTLDVVQTPEAAPTPEAAQAPEALPVPDGSPVEQSPVEQSPIEQSPVEPGLPETTPFPAAAEERRETPAQVLSEPQPPSPDVPQPPHEAADGVGDEPVEVVQVSAAEEAEPTPVAAVVVEDQQPAQEPVLTQDPQQAPEAPVAQEPPVHEPQPVEAVEAVEVPEFVEEVPPQPAADEAQAAEIPQPQAPVQGPQATDPAAHIVDVAAQTPDTADQAAQSDQSADTTDSSVSQPLAAEAVPASEEPQEIPVQEAVPAEQPVDVAVAEPIAPAVAEAPQPVLTEAAPQPPAPQGAVVQPPGEPEPVGAPLAAAAPLEAAQAPVDQPLGQFVPVEGSVPTTPHLAPTPPRGVPVPSVPTQEESAEESVPPAEATVPAPREAEAEAQPEPLAADAEPGLVQHADDLETRAADQEDGEAGAENEESTAAVDETPEEAQAETGEDAREEVRQSTGPAAPPYDDAEREAVLKVMRERRDIRNGFRGDPIPHDVLLRVLEAAHTAPSVGHSQPWDFVVIRSAETRRTMHELAQRQREAYAKSLPKGRAKQFKELKIEAILDTPVNIVVTADPTRGGRHTLGRHTQPQMAPYSSALAVENLWLAARAEGLGVGWVSFFDEREMVRALGLPEHLEVVAYLCVGYVDEFPDEPELMQAGWAKRRPLSWVVHEETYGRRALPGEDPHDLLAETVANIRPLDAKALGEAWERQKRMTKPAGALGMLEIISAQLSGLSRQCPPPIPEPAAVAIFAGDHGVHAQGVTPWPQEVTAQMVANFLGGGAVCNAFATQVGAEVCVVDVGVASDLPATPGLLPRKIRAGTSDMTTGPAMTREEAKKAIEVGIETARDLVAAGNKALLTGEMGIANTTASAALISVFTDSDPAEVTGRGTGINDETLARKTEVVRRAIDLHEPDPADPIGVLAAIGGFEHAAMVGLLLGGASLRTPVILDGVSAGAAALVARAIAPEVLAACIAGHRSAEPGHVAALQKLGLRPLVDLDLRLGEGTGALLALPVVQSAARAMHEVATFDSAGVTEK